In Panicum virgatum strain AP13 chromosome 4N, P.virgatum_v5, whole genome shotgun sequence, a single window of DNA contains:
- the LOC120668639 gene encoding dof zinc finger protein 4-like, protein MRAASARVFTSIGFFCEGETQSNEAGGRAGRESRAGSLDQALRSAIETTSSVREPPLQRVPEAPRPYGPLMQELEPVPGMAGRLFGAGANGGSSATAQHGVAEVPCPRCGSPNTKFCYYNNYNLAQPRHFCKACRRYWTKGGHLRNVPVGGGCRKHKPKRPAAAAVDGSERNGKIPRSGCAGAAAAGDAPVSSAFSVVTEPSGVSSSVAEVGAGAGRCAAGDLRTLLVPPPAPVFADQAAVFASLFATPRPLPAFSSSAYPMAEERVASSLAEQQSPESDAAAAGTAPFSGSAPPDGALAAGASN, encoded by the coding sequence ATGCGCGCTGCGAGCGCGAGGGTATTTACGTCCATCGGCTTCTTCTGTGAAGGAGAGACACAAAGCAATGAAGCAGGAGGGAGAGCGGGCAGAGAGAGCAGAGCAGGCAGCCTCGATCAAGCCCTCAGGTCCGCCATCGAAACCACCAGCTCTGTACGCGAACCACCGCTGCAACGCGTTCCAGAAGCCCCTAGGCCGTACGGTCCTCTCATGCAGGAGCTCGAGCCCGTCCCCGGCATGGCGGGGCGGCTGTTTGGCGCCGGCGCCAACGGCGGCTCCTCGGCGACGGCGCAGCATGGGGTCGCCGAGGTTCCGTGCCCGCGGTGCGGCTCGCCCAACACCAAGTTCTGCTACTACAACAACTACAACCTCGCGCAGCCGCGCCACTTCTGCAAGGCCTGCCGCCGCTACTGGACCAAGGGCGGCCACCTCCGTAACGtccccgtcggcggcggctgccgcaaGCACAAGCCCAAGCgccccgctgccgctgccgtcgACGGCTCGGAAAGGAACGGAAAGATCCCACGCTCTggctgcgccggcgccgccgccgccggcgacgcgccgGTGTCGAGCGCGTTCTCTGTTGTGACCGAACCGAGCGGCGTCAGCAGCAGCGTCGCGGAggttggcgccggcgccggcagatGCGCGGCCGGCGACTTGCGGACGCTGCTCGTACCCCCTCCGGCGCCGGTGTTTGCCGACCAGGCGGCCGTATTCGCGTCGCTCTTCGCGACGCCGCGGCCTCTCCCGGCCTTCAGTTCCTCTGCTTATCCCATGGCCGAGGAGCGCGTTGCCAGCTCCCTTGCGGAGCAGCAGTCGCCGGAGTCCGATGCGGCCGCCGCAGGCACAGCGCCGTTCTCCGGCTCCGCACCACCGGATGGTGCGCTTGCGGCTGGAGCATCCAACTGA